One segment of Desulfovibrio legallii DNA contains the following:
- the mgtA gene encoding magnesium-translocating P-type ATPase, protein MLLRLPSVLARLCGLPRVGRRSVPAAPSRQAGEAAARLAAAATAAPDAVLQRLGSAAAGLGAAQVSALRQRYGANVLAVKNRDSLARRLCRSFVNPFSVVLLVLACVSFITDYLLAAAGDKDLTAVLIVAGMVLVSGTLHFVQEARSGNALARLEGMVKTTIAVLRDGRERELPITDLVVGDVVRLAAGDMIPADMRVIRAKDLFVSQSSLTGESAPVEKFARALPAEAARQSPLDCNNLVFFGSNVLSGAAHGVVLAVGGATLFGSLARQLSVTAAPTSFDKGVNAVSWLLLRLMACMAPVVFFINGLTKGDWVEAAIFALSVAVGLTPEMLPTVVSANLVRGAVFMARKRVIVRRLNAIQNLGAMDVLCTDKTGTLTQDRIILEYSRDIHGKDDDDVLRHAFLNSWLQTGLKNLLDAAVVSHADEKRMQDLRQGYRLVDEMPFDFSRRRMSVVVEGGDGKRQIITKGALEEMLGICTAARDNGVDVPLTPELRQDITAHVHRYNADGLRVVAVAVRAVDAAPRAYVVDDERDMTLLGFLAFLDPPKESAARAVAALEGHGVRVKVLTGDNDAVTRSVCRQVGLRGRRVLLGADLEGMDAAALGRAVERADVFAKLNPLQKARIVTSLRSNGHVVGFMGDGINDAPAMKNADVAVSVDTAVDVARESAGVILLEKDLTVLEAGVMEGRRTYSNILKYIKITVSSNFGNMLSVLTASLLLPFLPMTPLQILILNLLYDLSCTAMPWDNVDADMLARPSVWNSGGIQRFMLWFGPVSSLFDLLTYALLFFVICPAALAAGGWAGLDPAGRAAFVALFQAGWFVESIWTQTLVLHMLRTPRVPLLQSRAAWQVTMLTFLGVAVGTAIPFAPLGRWLEMGALPVGFFPWLLAVLTGYLGLVSVVKLRFVRRHQAWL, encoded by the coding sequence ATGCTCCTGCGTCTCCCCTCAGTTCTGGCCCGTCTTTGCGGCCTGCCGCGTGTGGGCCGTCGCTCTGTTCCCGCCGCCCCGTCCCGTCAGGCCGGTGAGGCTGCGGCGCGGCTTGCCGCCGCCGCAACCGCCGCGCCGGATGCGGTGCTGCAACGTCTGGGTTCGGCTGCTGCAGGCCTTGGCGCGGCACAGGTTTCCGCCCTGCGCCAGCGCTACGGGGCCAATGTCCTGGCCGTGAAAAACCGGGACAGCCTGGCCCGGCGCTTGTGCCGTTCCTTTGTTAATCCCTTCAGCGTGGTTCTGCTGGTGCTGGCCTGCGTGTCCTTTATCACGGACTATCTTCTGGCCGCCGCCGGGGACAAAGACCTCACTGCCGTGCTCATCGTGGCGGGCATGGTGCTGGTGAGCGGCACGTTGCATTTTGTGCAGGAGGCGCGATCGGGCAACGCCCTGGCCCGGCTGGAGGGCATGGTCAAGACCACCATCGCCGTGCTGCGCGACGGCCGGGAGCGGGAACTGCCCATAACTGACCTGGTAGTGGGCGATGTGGTGCGGCTGGCCGCGGGCGACATGATCCCGGCGGACATGCGTGTGATCCGGGCCAAGGATCTTTTTGTGAGCCAGTCCTCGCTGACGGGCGAAAGCGCGCCGGTGGAAAAGTTTGCCCGCGCTTTGCCTGCTGAGGCCGCGCGCCAAAGCCCCCTGGACTGCAACAATCTTGTTTTTTTTGGCAGCAACGTGCTGAGCGGCGCGGCGCACGGGGTGGTGCTGGCCGTGGGCGGGGCCACGCTGTTCGGCTCTTTGGCGCGGCAGCTTTCCGTCACGGCCGCGCCCACCAGCTTTGACAAAGGGGTTAACGCCGTTTCCTGGCTGCTGCTGCGGCTCATGGCCTGCATGGCCCCGGTGGTCTTTTTTATTAATGGCCTGACCAAAGGGGATTGGGTGGAGGCCGCCATCTTCGCCCTTTCCGTGGCCGTAGGGCTGACGCCGGAGATGCTGCCCACGGTGGTTTCGGCCAATCTGGTGCGCGGGGCCGTGTTTATGGCTCGCAAGAGGGTCATTGTCCGTCGGCTCAACGCCATCCAGAACCTGGGAGCCATGGACGTGCTCTGTACGGACAAGACCGGCACGCTGACCCAGGACAGGATTATTCTGGAATATTCCCGTGATATCCACGGCAAGGACGACGACGATGTACTGCGCCACGCTTTTTTGAACAGCTGGCTGCAGACGGGCCTCAAAAATCTGCTGGATGCGGCCGTGGTCAGCCACGCCGATGAAAAACGCATGCAGGATCTGCGGCAAGGGTACCGGCTGGTGGATGAAATGCCCTTTGATTTCAGCCGTCGACGCATGAGCGTGGTGGTGGAGGGCGGGGACGGCAAGAGGCAGATCATCACCAAGGGCGCGCTGGAAGAGATGTTGGGCATCTGCACGGCAGCGCGGGACAATGGCGTGGATGTGCCCCTGACCCCGGAGCTGCGCCAGGACATTACGGCGCATGTGCACCGCTACAACGCTGACGGCCTGCGCGTGGTGGCCGTGGCCGTCCGGGCCGTGGACGCCGCGCCCCGCGCCTATGTCGTGGACGATGAGCGGGATATGACGCTGCTGGGCTTTCTGGCCTTCCTGGACCCGCCCAAAGAATCGGCCGCCAGAGCCGTGGCCGCGCTGGAAGGGCACGGCGTGCGCGTCAAGGTGCTTACGGGCGACAACGACGCCGTCACCCGCAGCGTTTGCCGTCAGGTGGGGTTGCGCGGCCGGCGGGTGCTGCTGGGCGCGGACCTGGAGGGCATGGACGCCGCCGCCCTGGGGCGGGCGGTGGAGCGGGCCGACGTTTTTGCCAAGCTGAATCCGCTGCAGAAGGCCCGTATCGTTACCAGCCTGCGGAGCAACGGCCATGTAGTGGGCTTCATGGGGGACGGCATCAACGATGCGCCGGCCATGAAAAACGCCGACGTGGCCGTTTCCGTGGATACGGCCGTGGACGTGGCGCGGGAATCGGCGGGCGTTATCCTGCTGGAGAAAGACCTCACTGTGCTGGAAGCCGGGGTGATGGAGGGCCGCCGCACCTACTCCAACATATTGAAATACATAAAAATTACTGTAAGTTCCAATTTCGGCAACATGCTTTCTGTACTCACGGCCAGCCTGTTGTTGCCCTTTTTGCCCATGACGCCGCTGCAGATCCTGATTCTCAACCTGCTGTACGACCTCTCCTGCACGGCCATGCCCTGGGATAACGTAGACGCGGACATGCTGGCGCGGCCCAGCGTCTGGAACAGTGGAGGCATCCAGCGGTTCATGCTCTGGTTCGGACCGGTCAGTTCTCTGTTTGACCTGCTTACCTATGCGCTGCTGTTTTTTGTGATCTGCCCGGCAGCCCTGGCGGCGGGAGGCTGGGCCGGACTGGACCCGGCCGGGCGCGCGGCCTTTGTGGCCCTGTTTCAGGCGGGCTGGTTTGTGGAATCCATCTGGACCCAGACCCTGGTGCTGCACATGCTGCGTACGCCGCGGGTTCCTCTGCTGCAGAGCCGCGCCGCCTGGCAGGTGACTATGCTGACCTTTCTGGGCGTGGCCGTGGGTACGGCCATTCCTTTTGCCCCTTTGGGGCGCTGGCTGGAAATGGGCGCGCTGCCTGTCGGATTTTTCCCCTGGCTGCTGGCCGTGCTGACAGGCTATCTTGGCCTGGTCAGTGTGGTGAAGCTCCGCTTTGTGCGGCGGCATCAGGCCTGGCTGTGA
- the secA gene encoding preprotein translocase subunit SecA, which yields MFGFLFKKIFGSKNERYLRRLRPQVQRINALEEQMRALEDADLPARIVQYKTAVQEQGQSLDALLPEVFALVREAARRVLGMRHYDVQLVGGMVLHKGKIAEMKTGEGKTLVATLPVVLNALTGKGVHVVTVNDYLARRDAQWMGQLYGFLGLSTGVIIHDMDDEERKAAYNADITYGTNNEFGFDYLRDNMKFYASQLVQRGHNFAIVDEVDSILIDEARTPLIISGAADESVDMYRTVDAVVCRLTPEHYTIDEKARTAMLTDAGVARCEELLNVDNLFDPANITAQHHVMQSLKAHLVFKRDVDYIVQNDQVVIVDEFTGRLMAGRRYSDGLHQALEAKEHVTVAAENQTLASITFQNYFRLYDKLSGMTGTADTEAVEFHQIYNLEVVSIPPNRPMIRKDYPDLIYRSRQEKFDAIVDAIVELHQREQPVLVGTISIETSEMLSQRLTKLGIPHSVLNAKQHEKEAEIVAQAGQKGKVTIATNMAGRGTDIVLGEGVVDLGGLHILGTERHESRRIDNQLRGRSGRQGDPGSSRFYLSLEDDLMRLFGSDRIKGLMEKLGLKDGEAIENAMVTRAVEGAQKRVEAHHFEIRKTLLDYDNVMNQQREVIYTLRRELMVEADLTPVLDEFMGDVLDDVYSSLDHAAPDDTDLREAALGRLRDVFNLERALPEGARLPEREECDALVRSQFDRLREEAGTGYQDILRFFLLEELDRCWKEHLRNMDALRDGIGLRGYGQRDPKLEYKREGFEMFQAMLFQIRESVFRTLTRVHVRLEEAAAQNAAAAANAVEASEPEGTPLARQYRHKEDSGLSYSGGGEEAEAAHKPAKAAPRVGRNDLCPCGSGKKYKKCCGRGK from the coding sequence ATGTTCGGCTTTCTTTTCAAAAAGATATTCGGCAGCAAAAACGAAAGATATCTGCGTCGGCTGCGGCCTCAGGTGCAGCGCATCAACGCTTTGGAAGAGCAGATGCGCGCCCTGGAGGACGCGGATCTGCCCGCCCGCATCGTCCAATACAAAACAGCGGTACAGGAGCAGGGCCAGAGCCTGGACGCCCTGCTGCCCGAAGTTTTTGCCTTGGTGCGCGAGGCTGCGCGCCGCGTGCTGGGCATGCGGCACTATGATGTGCAGCTGGTGGGCGGCATGGTGCTGCACAAGGGCAAAATTGCCGAGATGAAGACCGGCGAAGGCAAGACCCTGGTGGCCACCTTGCCCGTGGTGCTCAATGCCCTTACGGGCAAAGGCGTACACGTGGTGACGGTCAACGATTACCTGGCCCGGCGCGACGCCCAGTGGATGGGGCAGCTCTACGGCTTTCTGGGGCTCAGTACGGGCGTGATCATTCATGATATGGACGATGAGGAGCGCAAGGCCGCCTATAACGCCGACATCACTTACGGCACCAACAATGAGTTCGGCTTCGATTATTTGCGCGACAACATGAAATTCTACGCCAGTCAGTTGGTGCAGCGCGGGCACAACTTCGCCATTGTGGACGAAGTGGACTCTATTCTTATTGACGAAGCCCGCACGCCGCTGATCATTTCCGGCGCGGCGGACGAATCCGTGGACATGTACCGCACGGTGGACGCCGTGGTCTGCCGGCTGACGCCGGAGCACTATACCATTGACGAAAAAGCCCGCACGGCCATGCTTACAGACGCGGGCGTGGCCCGTTGCGAAGAACTGCTCAACGTGGACAACCTTTTTGATCCGGCCAACATCACGGCCCAGCACCACGTTATGCAGTCCCTCAAGGCGCATCTGGTTTTCAAGCGTGACGTGGACTATATTGTGCAGAACGACCAGGTGGTCATTGTGGACGAGTTCACGGGCCGCCTTATGGCCGGACGCCGCTATTCCGATGGCCTGCACCAGGCGCTGGAGGCCAAGGAACACGTTACCGTGGCCGCTGAAAATCAGACTTTGGCCTCCATCACCTTCCAGAACTACTTCCGCCTGTATGACAAACTTTCGGGCATGACCGGCACGGCCGACACCGAGGCCGTGGAATTCCACCAGATTTACAATCTGGAGGTGGTTTCCATCCCGCCCAACCGGCCCATGATCCGCAAGGACTACCCGGACCTTATCTACCGCAGCCGACAGGAAAAATTTGACGCCATTGTGGACGCCATTGTGGAACTGCACCAGCGCGAACAGCCCGTGCTGGTGGGCACCATTTCCATTGAAACGTCTGAAATGCTCTCGCAGCGCCTGACCAAGCTGGGCATCCCGCACAGTGTGCTCAACGCCAAACAGCACGAGAAGGAAGCGGAAATCGTGGCCCAGGCCGGGCAGAAGGGCAAGGTGACCATTGCCACCAACATGGCCGGCCGCGGCACGGATATCGTGCTGGGCGAGGGCGTGGTGGATCTGGGCGGCCTGCACATTCTGGGCACGGAGCGGCACGAGAGCCGCCGCATTGATAACCAGCTGCGCGGGCGTTCCGGCCGTCAGGGCGACCCCGGTTCCTCGCGCTTCTACCTTTCGCTGGAAGACGACCTCATGCGTCTGTTCGGTTCCGACCGCATCAAGGGCCTTATGGAAAAGCTGGGCCTCAAGGACGGCGAAGCCATTGAGAACGCCATGGTCACCCGTGCGGTGGAAGGCGCGCAGAAGCGGGTGGAGGCCCACCACTTTGAAATCCGCAAGACGCTGCTGGATTACGACAACGTCATGAATCAGCAGCGCGAGGTCATCTACACCCTGCGTCGTGAACTCATGGTGGAGGCGGACCTCACCCCTGTGCTGGACGAATTCATGGGCGACGTGCTGGACGACGTCTACTCCTCCCTGGACCACGCCGCCCCCGACGACACGGACCTGCGCGAAGCCGCTCTGGGCCGCCTGCGCGACGTCTTCAACCTGGAACGCGCTCTGCCCGAAGGGGCCCGCCTGCCTGAACGCGAGGAATGCGACGCGCTGGTCCGCAGCCAGTTCGACCGCCTGCGGGAAGAGGCCGGGACCGGTTATCAGGATATTTTGCGCTTCTTCCTGCTGGAGGAGCTGGACCGCTGCTGGAAGGAGCACCTGCGCAACATGGACGCCCTGCGCGACGGCATCGGTCTGCGCGGCTACGGTCAGCGCGACCCCAAGCTGGAGTACAAGCGCGAGGGCTTTGAGATGTTTCAGGCCATGCTCTTCCAGATCCGTGAGAGCGTGTTCCGCACCCTGACCCGCGTGCACGTGCGGCTGGAGGAAGCGGCCGCCCAGAATGCGGCGGCTGCGGCCAATGCGGTGGAAGCATCCGAACCGGAAGGCACGCCTCTGGCCCGGCAGTACCGGCACAAGGAAGACTCAGGCCTTTCCTATTCCGGCGGCGGCGAAGAGGCCGAGGCCGCGCACAAGCCCGCCAAGGCCGCGCCGCGAGTGGGCCGCAATGATCTTTGCCCCTGCGGCAGCGGCAAAAAATACAAAAAATGCTGCGGCCGGGGCAAATAG